In the Schistocerca gregaria isolate iqSchGreg1 chromosome 6, iqSchGreg1.2, whole genome shotgun sequence genome, one interval contains:
- the LOC126279074 gene encoding lipase member H-like: MTPSKMASKLFLLLCSVLVADVSAVHWKLIPGGDGKIYLIDLDYDSPVKYAVSDSDVSFRLYTKSNPSSAQYVTIGDASTLGYFSNSRQTRFAIHGWLSNEDHLVALRNGWIQGGDYNIIMVDWRGPASNVLYKPAADAVPEVGAIVARFIDFLVQQGASASNMEVVGHSLGAHVAGVAGNRASATVGRITALDPAAPLFGGKDAADRVDSSDASFVQVIHTSVLGWVDSLGHADFFPNGGLLQEGCGVDIGGYCSHSRSHDLYAESITSSAFVSYQCDSYNNYENGACSGNTRVSMGAPCPSNTRGNFYLKTAGSSPYALG, from the exons ATGACTCCATCCAAAATGGCATCCAAATTATTTCTGCTGCTGTGCTCTGTGCTTGTAGCTGATG TGAGTGCTGTACACTGGAAGCTTATCCCTGGTGGTGATGGGAAAATTTACCTCATTGATCTTGACTATGACAGCCCAGTAAAGTATGCTGTGAGTGACAGTGATGTCAGTTTCAGACTTTATACTAA ATCAAACCCCTCCTCTGCTCAGTATGTGACGATTGGAGATGCTTCAACATTGGGCTACTTCAGCAACAGCCGACAAACAAGGTTTGCCATTCATGGATGGTTGTCAAATGAGGATCATCTAGTTGCACTTCGCAATG GTTGGATTCAAGGAGGTGATTACAACATTATCATGGTGGACTGGCGTGGTCCTGCAAGCAATGTGCTTTATAAACCAGCAGCAGATGCTGTCCCAGAGGTGGGAGCAATTGTAGCACGCTTTATTGATTTCCTGGTGCAGCAGGGTGCTTCTGCTTCCAATATGGAAGTAGTTGGACACAGTCTGGGTGCACATGTTGCTGGTGTGGCTGGAAACAGAGCTTCTGCAACAGTCGGCAGGATAACAG CATTGGATCCAGCTGCTCCTCTCTTTGGAGGTAAAGATGCAGCCGACAGGGTGGATTCTTCAGATGCAAGTTTTGTTCAAGTCATACATACCTCAGTTCTTGGGTGGGTTGATTCTCTAGGACATGCTGATTTCTTCCCTAATGGTGGGCTACTCCAGGAGGGTTGTGGAGTTGATATTGGTG GTTATTGCAGTCACAGTCGTTCCCATGACCTTTATGCTGAATCTATAACATCATCGGCTTTCGTCAGCTATCAGTGTGACAGCTACAACAACTATGAAAATGGAGCATGCTCAGGAAACACCAGGGTGTCTATGGGAGCGCCATGCCCTTCTAA CACACGTGGAAATTTCTACCTGAAGACTGCTGGATCATCTCCCTATGCTCTTGGTTGA